The Elusimicrobiota bacterium genomic interval CGTGGGGCAATCACCACGTTGGTGAGGTCTTTGCGAGTGACGGTGGGTGTGTTGCCGTTAAAAGTAGTGTACCACCCGGTGACAAAATAGGTCCCGTTTTGAATTTTAAAAGAATACGTCCCATCGGAACGGGAGGAACCGCTGTAGTAAAGCGTTCCTGATCCGCGGAAGCTGCTGTCTATTGGGGGAGGAGAAGCCGGAACCGCCACGACGCTGGCCATCAGAAGGACCCCCGTGGTGATGGGTTTGCCTTGGTGAGTGACCTTCCCCGTCAGTGTCCCGTAAGCCGATGTGACCGTGTAGGTGGCGGCAAAAACAGTGCTCCCGCCCACGTTCGCGTTAACGGCCGGGGTGTCCGGAGAAATGGACTCCCCAAATTCGACGGTCGGCCGGACAGCGTAGGTGCCGACGGGAACAGAGACAGAGAACAGTCCGCTCGGGTTTGAAATGGCGTTGTCCATGGTCATTCCTGTGCCCACGTTGGTCACTTCCACCGGGACATTGGGGAGCGGGGTGACCCCATCAATGGTCAAGAGCCCTTGGATGCGAGCTCCTCCGCTGAGGTAGAGCGTGTGGTTCGATGACGATTGGCCCCGCACAATGGTGATCGGGAGAGAGGTCTCTGTGTAATTGGGGTTCGTGCTTCCTTTATTGGCGGTCAAGGTCTGGGCTCCTGGGAAAAGAGGGACGTTGAAAAATCCAAGGCCATTCGTTAAGCCGACACCTGGTGAAATTGAAATTCCCGCGAGGCCCCCCAGCCCTAAGGCGTCCACCACCCGGCCGCTGGCGAACCCGTAGAGGGTGGAGGTGTTCATAACCACCGAGGTGGAAAGGTTCACCCCGGCGCCGATGGGGGTGGAAAAGCTAAGAAAAAAATTTCCAGACGACGCGCTCACGGTCCAGGTTCCAGTGGCCACGGAGGAAAGGGTGAACCGTGCTTCGGGGGGTGACCCTGTCAACGCGGCTTGAGTCATTTGTGAAAGTCCATCGTCCGCAAAAATCAAAGCCCCGTTGGAGGGAATTCCGGTCCTCACGGGAAGTGCGGGTGAGGCGCTGGCGCGTGGGGGGGAATGGGGGGCCCCGTTGTTTACAGCCCAATCAAGGGAGTTGTTCCCGCTGTCGTAGGCGGGGCCCACCGTGGACGAGAGGGCCCCGCCTGTATCGCTTTTTCGGTAATAGATCTCGTTGGCCTGGAGGCCAAATTGATCTGAGACGGGAAGCGTTTCGCTGGACGCGGGGTTGTTCCATCCAGCCCCCTGCCAGCCCACTCGGTCCAAAACCATGCCCGTGGAAAGGGACGTGAGGGTGAGGACTCCCGCGCCTTCAAAGGCCCCGTCTGTTCCGTTGGTCGGTAAGATGTTGTAGACACCTGCCCCGGCGTCGAAATAAGGAAAGCAATCGTCGTTCACCACCGCTCCCGTGTTGCAGGCGGCTCCCCCAATGGTTGTGTTCCATACCGCGTCAGCCGAAACGGGTGTTCCGTCAATGTTGAGGACAGACTGGCTGGCGAATAAATAAAATTTTCCAGGAGGGATGAGCGATCCCCCCGGCGCGTAGTTCAGGGCGATGGGGATGGGCCACGGGTCCTGGGCGAGGCGGCGTTGGAACGTGAGTCCAATGGCTCCATCAACGGTCCATGTCCACGTGGTTGGATTAAAAATTTCCACATATTCCTGAGCGGTGGGACCCGTAAGTTTATACCCACAGACTCGACTGATCACCAAATGGTCGTTGTGCCAAACGCTTCCTGAGATCGTTCCTGAAGACATGGCGTTCAACGCGAAATTGACGGTCACTTGGGTGGTGGTGCTGCTGATGACGTTGTTGGCGCTTGTTTTTGTGAAATATCCCGGTTTCGAGGCGCGGAGGGTGTACGTCCCCTGTCGAACGCCGAGACGGTAGTTCCCTGTTCCCCCGCTAACGGCATTCATCGACGGATTTTCCGCGATGTCCACCATCGCTCCGGAAAGGGGAGTGGCGGTGGCGTTGTCCGTCACCGTTCCCACAAAATCGCCTTCAGATTCTCCCCGGTTCGGATTTTCCAAGAGGTTGGTCAACTGAAATCTTTTCCAGGCGTCGCGCTCTCTCCAGACAACGTCCAGGGTAATCCGTTTTAATCCAGTGTCGGTGGAATCCCAGGCTTTCAGATCAAGGGTTTCCGAAGCATTTTTTTTGACCCGCTCGACCATCGCGTAAGCGGTAAATGTGACCCCGTTGATGATGGAGACCGTAGGCGAATAATTGGATTCGTCACTCCAGACGGAGGGAGAGAGGGCGCTCAGCGCGGTGGGAACAACGGTGTGGCTGGAAACCCTCAATCGATAATAGGAGGTGTTCTTAAGAGACTGCATCTTTTCGTTGGCCAACTGGGTGGCCAGGGACTTGAATCGAGTGGCAATGATTCCGCGGCTAATGCCCGAAAACCCTTGAATGACGGTTAATCCAACGAGCGAAGCGATCACGCTCATCACCAAAAGTTCAATAAGGGTGACTCCCGCGGTTGTCCGTGGAATGGGTCGGCCCGTCACCATAGGAGTTCTTCTTGGTTCATGGTATTCCAGTATGCCCCGGAAAGAAAAAAATTTCAATCTTTATTTTGAAAGGGGGTTGATTTTTCGGGGTTCGGGGGCTATCCTGGCTTATGAGAAAAAACGCGGGGAACTTAATGGCTGTTTTTCTGGGTCTCCTCCTCTTGGTTGTTGTTGTTCTCCCGTTGGTCATTCAGCTCCTCCAGAACGAATCCAAACAATCGGTCAAACGCCAAAAATCAACGGTGGCGTTTCAAATGGCAGAAGCCGCGGTGGCCAAGGGGGTTGCCAAACTCACGGAGACAAGGAAAAATTTCACGGACGCCATCGCGGGAATTCCCTTAAGTGATTACAATGATGATCGGGCCTTCGCCGATATCCCTGGGGGAAAATATAAAATAAAAATAACTTCGGGATCCGTTCCAGGAAACGTTTTCATCCTGGGAAAAGGCATGGATTCTTCCTCTTCAGAAATTCGTTCCATCGTGGCGGAATATTCGGCGGGCGATCCGGATTCGCCGGCGCTCATTTTTAACCAGGGGCAAACATCGGGAAGCTCTTGGATTATTCCGGAGTGGGGTTCGTTGAAGAGCTACAACAACCTGATGTATTTTGTGGAATACTCTTATCCGCGTTTAAAGGGCGCGGGCTATATCACCGGCCGTGACATTGACCCCACTCCTCCCAACACGGATAATATTCATTACTGGGCTTACCAACCCGATCTCGGGTCCCCACCGGTACCGGATTTGGCCTATTACAAGCAGAAGGCGATGGACTCGGTTGTTCCCTCCAGTTCGACTACCGGAGAAATCCGCCGAACCGATGGCAGCCCTACCTTTCGAAATCCTCCCAACTCAGGATATTTTCAATCACTGCTCAATTGGGGAAAATCCATATATTTCGATAAAAAAACCGGCCTGCCCGAAGGCATGGGAAACTTTTACGAATTTCGAAGTTCGACCTCCGTGATCTATTTAGATTATACGGACTTAACCAGCAGTTATTTTTTTATAGACCGAGTCTTCCTCGATGTGGAGGCTCTTATTATTCCCAATGGAGGCTATGCGATAACGGGCAGTGCGGTCCCTTATCATGTTTACGGAGCGACGATTCCAGAGTCCGCTCCCTACGAATATCAGAATACCGTTCCTGTCTGGGGCCCAACCTCAGGGCAGTCGTGGTGGAACTCAACCTTTGCGGGGATCTACAGCCAACCCAATCACTGTTGTTACGGCATTGCGAATCTTCAAGTCCACGGTTTTTTTTATGGAACGGGGGGGAGTTTCAATCGGACAACGTTCCTCGGGGTGGCGCAGTTCACAACCGAGGGAAGCTTTAGTGCCGACAGTAAGGTCTACTACGACCCCACGGTATTGGATAACGTGTCCTGGGCCAAGGCACCGATCCATCTGACTTCTTGGAAAGAAACAAGTCATTCGTGGTGATCCTCCCGGCAAAGTTGTAAAATCTTTCCCGTTGCCTCTTCTCCTATGACACGCCCCAACGCTCCCCGGGGGACCCGGGACATCATCGATCACGAACTCCGTTCCTTTCGTCGTTTGGAAGAGGGCGCGGAGAATTGTTTTGCCCGATACGGGTATGACGAGATACGTCCCCCCTCTTTTGAAAGCGCTGACCTATTTTCCCGAGCGGTGGGCGATACCACCGATATCGTGGAGAAAGAAATGTATCTCTTCCAGGACCGCGGCGGCCGGTCCCTGGCCCTTCGGCCGGAGGGAACGGCGGGGGTGGTGCGGGCCTATTTAGAGCACGGGTGGGACCAAACCGCACCGGTGAAAAAACTTTGGTATGGGGGGCCCATGTTCCGGGCCGAACGGCCCCAGGCCGGTCGCTATCGGGAATTTTGGCAGATCGGGGGTGAATGTTTCGGCAACCCGTCCCCCCAGGCGGACGCGGAGACCCTTTTTTTGGTGCGAGACATCTTGGCCGCCGCGGGTCTCAGGGTGGGGGTTCGGTTCTTGGTGAACTCGATCGGATGCGCCCAATGCCGTCCCGCGTATCGGGGTGCCTTGACCGCCTATCTCACCGCACGTCAATCGGATCTTTGTGAGAACTGCGTCCGTCGTTTGGAACGGAACCCGCTCCGGGCTTTAGATTGTAAAGTGGACGGGCCAAAATTCGGGGACGCTCCCCTCATGGCGGACCATTTGTGTGAGGCCTGCCGCGTCCATCGGGACGACGTTTACGCGCTCCTGAAAGGGGCGGGGTTTCCCTTTGAAGATTCACCCCGGTTGGTGCGGGGTTTGGACTATTACACCCGAACCGTGTTCGAGGTGACCGCCCCCGGCCAGGGGTCCCAAGACGCCATCGGTGCGGGGGGCCGTTACGACGGGTTGGTGAAACTGTTGGGGGGGCCCGACACGCCGGCCATGGGATTTGCGCTTGGGGTGGATCGGGTCGCGCGGGCCCTGGAAGCCCAGGGGGTGGTGTTCCCCGTTTCCCCGAAAATATTTGTCGCCCAGGCAGGCCAGGGGACAGGTGTGACCGCCTTTCGGTTGGCGCAAGAACTTCGCAGCCATCCAAGCCGGTTTCCTGTTTCCATCGAAATAGGGGCTTCCACCAAAAGCTTGAAAGCCCAATTTCGGGCGGCGGATGGGTGGGGGGCGGATGGGTTGATTTTGGTTGGAGAAGAGGAACTGAAAAAGGGTTCCGTTGTCCTTAAGGATTTGCGCCGTCACACCCAAGAAGAGGTCCCCTTGGTTGAGGTGGTGTCCCGGGTGTTTAATCGTCTTTCCATGGAGTCTTCCTCATGAAACGTACCGTTTACTGTGGCCAAGTTCGTCCGGACCATGTTGGGAAAACAATCGTTCTGGCCGGGTGGGTACACAACCGGAGGGATCACGGGGGCGTCCTTTTTATTGATCTTCGGGACCGAGAAGGATTGGTCCAGCTGGTGTTTCACCCTGAGCGGAAAGACGTGTTTGCCCAGGGCGAAGCCCTGCGGGGAGAGTTTGTGATTGAAGTGTCCGGGGAAGTGAAACCGCGCCCTGCCGGAACGGAAAACGCCGCCCTTCCCACAGGCGCTGTGGAAGTGTGGGTGGAGTCCTTGACCGTTTTGAATCACAGCCGCACACCTCCGTTTGAGATTTCGGAACATTCCAACGCGAGCGAAGACGTTCGTCTTCTTTACCGTTATCTGGACCTGCGTCGGCCCCCGCTCCAGAAAAATTTAATTCTTCGCCATCGGGTGACCCAGACTGTCCGAAGTTTCTTGGCCGACCAAGGATTTTTGGAACTGGAAACTCCGTTCCTCACAAAATCCACTCCGGAAGGGGCCCGAGATTTTTTGGTTCCCTCCCGACTTTCCCCCGGCAGTTTTTACGCTTTGCCTCAATCGCCCCAATTGTTTAAACAGCTTTTCATGGTGGCGGGGTTCGACCGTTATTACCAAGTGGCCCGATGTTTTCGCGACGAAGATCTGCGGGCGGACCGTCAACCGGAGTTTACCCAAATCGATTTGGAAATGTCTTTTGTTGAAGAGGAAGATATTTTGGGCCTGGTGGAGGGCCTCCTGAAAAATGTGTTCAAGGCGGCTTTGGGGAAAGAAATTAAAACACCGTTTCCCCGTCTTTCCTACGCGGACGCCCTGACGCGCTATGGGTCCGATAAACCGGACCTTCGATTTGGTATGGAAATCCAGGAGGTTTCATCCGTTTTTTCCAAAACAGGGTTTCAGGTTTTCGCGAAAACATTGGCGGCCGGCGGGGTGGTGCGGGCCCTCTGTTATCCGGGGGGGGCGGCCCTTTCCCGAACGGAAATCGATAAACTGACCGAATGGGTCAAGACGTTTGGGGCCAAGGGATTGGCTTGGCTCAAAATGACGGAACAAGGGGCGGAATCGTCCATCGCCAAATTTATGAGCCCGGAAGAACTGACGGAACTTCCGAAAAAAGTCGGTGCGAAAACGGGGGACATCGTTTTTTTTGGTGCGGGCCCGGCCCTCGATGTGGCCGCGTGTTTAGGGCCGCTCCGCCTGGAACTTGCCAAACGCGCGGGGTGGACGAAAAAGGAAGGTGTGTTTGAATTCCTCTGGGTGGTGGATTTCCCGCTTTTTGATTACAGCGGGGAAGACAAAAAATGGAACGCGGTGCATCATCCCTTCACCCGGCCGGCACGGGAGGACGAGCAGGCGTTAATCGACGGGGTGGGTGTTCGTCCTTTAAACACACTCCGCTCTCGGGCCTACGACATTGTGTTAAACGGGTCGGAGATTGGGGGCGGAAGTTTGCGGGTCCACCAGGCGGCGCTCCAATCGAAAATTTTTGAAATTTTAGGGATTTCTCCCGAATCGGCCAAAGCCAAGTTT includes:
- a CDS encoding carboxypeptidase regulatory-like domain-containing protein, with the protein product MVTGRPIPRTTAGVTLIELLVMSVIASLVGLTVIQGFSGISRGIIATRFKSLATQLANEKMQSLKNTSYYRLRVSSHTVVPTALSALSPSVWSDESNYSPTVSIINGVTFTAYAMVERVKKNASETLDLKAWDSTDTGLKRITLDVVWRERDAWKRFQLTNLLENPNRGESEGDFVGTVTDNATATPLSGAMVDIAENPSMNAVSGGTGNYRLGVRQGTYTLRASKPGYFTKTSANNVISSTTTQVTVNFALNAMSSGTISGSVWHNDHLVISRVCGYKLTGPTAQEYVEIFNPTTWTWTVDGAIGLTFQRRLAQDPWPIPIALNYAPGGSLIPPGKFYLFASQSVLNIDGTPVSADAVWNTTIGGAACNTGAVVNDDCFPYFDAGAGVYNILPTNGTDGAFEGAGVLTLTSLSTGMVLDRVGWQGAGWNNPASSETLPVSDQFGLQANEIYYRKSDTGGALSSTVGPAYDSGNNSLDWAVNNGAPHSPPRASASPALPVRTGIPSNGALIFADDGLSQMTQAALTGSPPEARFTLSSVATGTWTVSASSGNFFLSFSTPIGAGVNLSTSVVMNTSTLYGFASGRVVDALGLGGLAGISISPGVGLTNGLGFFNVPLFPGAQTLTANKGSTNPNYTETSLPITIVRGQSSSNHTLYLSGGARIQGLLTIDGVTPLPNVPVEVTNVGTGMTMDNAISNPSGLFSVSVPVGTYAVRPTVEFGESISPDTPAVNANVGGSTVFAATYTVTSAYGTLTGKVTHQGKPITTGVLLMASVVAVPASPPPIDSSFRGSGTLYYSGSSRSDGTYSFKIQNGTYFVTGWYTTFNGNTPTVTRKDLTNVVIAPRTTTTRDIAW
- a CDS encoding histidine--tRNA ligase, which codes for MTRPNAPRGTRDIIDHELRSFRRLEEGAENCFARYGYDEIRPPSFESADLFSRAVGDTTDIVEKEMYLFQDRGGRSLALRPEGTAGVVRAYLEHGWDQTAPVKKLWYGGPMFRAERPQAGRYREFWQIGGECFGNPSPQADAETLFLVRDILAAAGLRVGVRFLVNSIGCAQCRPAYRGALTAYLTARQSDLCENCVRRLERNPLRALDCKVDGPKFGDAPLMADHLCEACRVHRDDVYALLKGAGFPFEDSPRLVRGLDYYTRTVFEVTAPGQGSQDAIGAGGRYDGLVKLLGGPDTPAMGFALGVDRVARALEAQGVVFPVSPKIFVAQAGQGTGVTAFRLAQELRSHPSRFPVSIEIGASTKSLKAQFRAADGWGADGLILVGEEELKKGSVVLKDLRRHTQEEVPLVEVVSRVFNRLSMESSS
- the aspS gene encoding aspartate--tRNA ligase, translating into MKRTVYCGQVRPDHVGKTIVLAGWVHNRRDHGGVLFIDLRDREGLVQLVFHPERKDVFAQGEALRGEFVIEVSGEVKPRPAGTENAALPTGAVEVWVESLTVLNHSRTPPFEISEHSNASEDVRLLYRYLDLRRPPLQKNLILRHRVTQTVRSFLADQGFLELETPFLTKSTPEGARDFLVPSRLSPGSFYALPQSPQLFKQLFMVAGFDRYYQVARCFRDEDLRADRQPEFTQIDLEMSFVEEEDILGLVEGLLKNVFKAALGKEIKTPFPRLSYADALTRYGSDKPDLRFGMEIQEVSSVFSKTGFQVFAKTLAAGGVVRALCYPGGAALSRTEIDKLTEWVKTFGAKGLAWLKMTEQGAESSIAKFMSPEELTELPKKVGAKTGDIVFFGAGPALDVAACLGPLRLELAKRAGWTKKEGVFEFLWVVDFPLFDYSGEDKKWNAVHHPFTRPAREDEQALIDGVGVRPLNTLRSRAYDIVLNGSEIGGGSLRVHQAALQSKIFEILGISPESAKAKFGFLLDALDYGAPPHGGLALGLDRLVALLTGEDSIRDVIAFPKTQRGADPMSGAPSPVDEAQLLKELAVKIQHPPR